In a genomic window of Wyeomyia smithii strain HCP4-BCI-WySm-NY-G18 chromosome 1, ASM2978416v1, whole genome shotgun sequence:
- the LOC129718401 gene encoding phosphoribosyl pyrophosphate synthase-associated protein 2 isoform X2 codes for MDAPATSDVVIINGNSHPDLANQIASRLGVKNGGCSVYHKTNRETMVEIGDSVRGKDIYIIQTGTKDVNNNIMELLIMAYACKTSSAKSIVGVIPYLPYSKQCKMRKRGCIVSKLLARMMCTSGLTHIITMDLHQKEIQGFFDCPVDNLRASPFLLQYIQESIPDYRNSVIVARNPGSAKKATSYAERLRLGIAVIHGEQKESETDEVDGRNSPPTLPKSRTMDVSGGVPVHPAKEKPPINVVGDVGGRIAIMVDDLIDDVQSFVAAAEVLKERGAYKIYVMATHGLLSQDAPRLIEDSPIDEVVVTNTVPHEIQKMQCHKIKTVDISVLLAEAIRRIHNKESMSYLFKNVTLED; via the exons ATGGATGCTCCCGCTACCTCGGATGTTGTGATCATCAACGGAAACTCGCATCCGGATTTGGCGAACCAGATTGCCAG CCGACTCGGAGTGAAAAATGGTGGCTGTTCGGTCTACCATAAAACAAACCGCGAAACCATGGTGGAAATTGGCGATTCCGTTCGTGGCAAAGATATCTATATCATTCAAACCGGAACTAA AGACGTCAACAACAACATCATGGAACTGCTAATCATGGCGTACGCTTGTAAAACCTCCTCGGCCAAATCGATTGTCGGTGTCATTCCGTACCTACCGTACTCGAAGCAGTGCAAAATGCGCAAACGGGGCTGCATCGTTTCGAAGCTGCTAGCCAGAATGATGTGCACCTCGGGCCTAACGCACATCATTACGATGGATCTACACCAGAAGGAGATACAGGGTTTCTTCGATTGTCCGGTAGACAACCTGCGAGCATCTCCGTTTTTGTTGCAGTACATTCAAGAGAGT attcccGACTATCGCAACTCGGTGATCGTCGCTCGTAATCCAGGCTCCGCTAAAAAGGCTACATCGTACGCTGAACGTCTGCGGTTGGGAATCGCCGTCATCCACGGAGAACAGAAGGAGTCCGAGACGGATGAAGTTGATGGACGAAACTCGCCTCCCACACTGCCGAAATCTCGCACTATGGACGTCTCCGGTGGTGTACCGGTGCATCCTGCTAAGGAAAAGCCTCCGATAAACGTGGTTGGAGACGTGGGTGGTCGAATTGCGATCATGGTG GATGATCTAATCGATGACGTCCAATCGTTCGTGGCGGCCGCAGAGGTACTAAAGGAAAGAGGAGCCTACAAGATCTACGTCATGGCCACACATGGTCTGCTCAGCCAAGATGCTCCCAGATTGATCGAAGATTCTCCTATCGATGAG GTCGTCGTCACCAACACCGTTCCACACGAAATCCAGAAGATGCAGTgccacaaaatcaaaaccgtcGACATTAGCGTCCTGCTGGCGGAAGCGATCCGCCGCATCCACAACAAAGAGTCCATGTCGTACCTGTTCAAGAATGTTACGCTCGAGGATTAA
- the LOC129718401 gene encoding phosphoribosyl pyrophosphate synthase-associated protein 2 isoform X1 has product MLLNRNKVGGFRPAKISKLDSMDAPATSDVVIINGNSHPDLANQIASRLGVKNGGCSVYHKTNRETMVEIGDSVRGKDIYIIQTGTKDVNNNIMELLIMAYACKTSSAKSIVGVIPYLPYSKQCKMRKRGCIVSKLLARMMCTSGLTHIITMDLHQKEIQGFFDCPVDNLRASPFLLQYIQESIPDYRNSVIVARNPGSAKKATSYAERLRLGIAVIHGEQKESETDEVDGRNSPPTLPKSRTMDVSGGVPVHPAKEKPPINVVGDVGGRIAIMVDDLIDDVQSFVAAAEVLKERGAYKIYVMATHGLLSQDAPRLIEDSPIDEVVVTNTVPHEIQKMQCHKIKTVDISVLLAEAIRRIHNKESMSYLFKNVTLED; this is encoded by the exons ATGCTTCTGAACCGCAATAA AGTTGGAGGTTTCCGGCCGGCCAAAATATCCAAGTTAGACAGCATGGATGCTCCCGCTACCTCGGATGTTGTGATCATCAACGGAAACTCGCATCCGGATTTGGCGAACCAGATTGCCAG CCGACTCGGAGTGAAAAATGGTGGCTGTTCGGTCTACCATAAAACAAACCGCGAAACCATGGTGGAAATTGGCGATTCCGTTCGTGGCAAAGATATCTATATCATTCAAACCGGAACTAA AGACGTCAACAACAACATCATGGAACTGCTAATCATGGCGTACGCTTGTAAAACCTCCTCGGCCAAATCGATTGTCGGTGTCATTCCGTACCTACCGTACTCGAAGCAGTGCAAAATGCGCAAACGGGGCTGCATCGTTTCGAAGCTGCTAGCCAGAATGATGTGCACCTCGGGCCTAACGCACATCATTACGATGGATCTACACCAGAAGGAGATACAGGGTTTCTTCGATTGTCCGGTAGACAACCTGCGAGCATCTCCGTTTTTGTTGCAGTACATTCAAGAGAGT attcccGACTATCGCAACTCGGTGATCGTCGCTCGTAATCCAGGCTCCGCTAAAAAGGCTACATCGTACGCTGAACGTCTGCGGTTGGGAATCGCCGTCATCCACGGAGAACAGAAGGAGTCCGAGACGGATGAAGTTGATGGACGAAACTCGCCTCCCACACTGCCGAAATCTCGCACTATGGACGTCTCCGGTGGTGTACCGGTGCATCCTGCTAAGGAAAAGCCTCCGATAAACGTGGTTGGAGACGTGGGTGGTCGAATTGCGATCATGGTG GATGATCTAATCGATGACGTCCAATCGTTCGTGGCGGCCGCAGAGGTACTAAAGGAAAGAGGAGCCTACAAGATCTACGTCATGGCCACACATGGTCTGCTCAGCCAAGATGCTCCCAGATTGATCGAAGATTCTCCTATCGATGAG GTCGTCGTCACCAACACCGTTCCACACGAAATCCAGAAGATGCAGTgccacaaaatcaaaaccgtcGACATTAGCGTCCTGCTGGCGGAAGCGATCCGCCGCATCCACAACAAAGAGTCCATGTCGTACCTGTTCAAGAATGTTACGCTCGAGGATTAA